The genomic interval ACCTTATCCGGAAGATGGGTTTTGCAATCGAGAAGAGACTCGAAGCCGGAGTGGTTGAGATGAAACTCTCATTCAACGAGAGGGCGAACAATTCCATTGCCAAAGGCACGTGACCGCCTTTCCGGAGAGCAGACAAGGCGGTGGAGGTAGAACCATGGCACGAGTTACCGTAGAGGATTGCCTCAAGAGGGTCGGGAGCCGGTTTGAACTGGTCCATCTGGCAGCACGGCGCGCGAAGATGTTGCTCAGCGGAGCTAAACCCGTGGTCGAGGCAGACAACCGTGAGATCGTAACCGCTCTGAGGGAAGTGGCCGAAGGGAAAGTCTACTTCGTGGAGCCCGAGGCCGAGGAACCGGAATCCCAGGAGAGGCCGAACGAGCAGGCCGAAGGTGAGCCTCCGACACAGGAAGAGAGACCAGAATCCTAGGTTGTCGGCCGGCTGTCCCTCATATCTCACGTAACTGCACTTCTGGGAGGAGCCTCAAGAAATCTTCCTTTTCGCAGAGGGCGGTCCCCGGCCTCAGGGTCGTTGCCGTACCGGCTGCCACGGCGTAGCGGAGAGCCTCCTTGAGAGGCTTCCCAGTGGCCAGGCCGTAGACAAAGCCTGCCACCGCCGAATCACCCGCTCCGATGGTGTTGACCACTTTCACATCCGGCGGAACGGCCAGGTACTGCTCTTTTTCGGCGATCAGAATGATCCCCTCGGCACCCATGGAAACCAGGACCATCCCCACCCCCTGTTCATGAACTCCGCGGGCCGCCCCGGCTATCTCACCTATTCCCTCCAATTTTCTCCCCACCAATCGCCCCAACTCATGGACGTTGGGCTTGATCACATCGGGCATGCCCTGGATGCCCAACCTCAGCGGATCACCGTCCGTATCCAGCACGACCCTTGCCCCCCGCCCCTTTGCTATCTCGATAATCCTGCGATATATCTCGGGATGGACCTCGGGAGGAAGGCTTCCGCTGATCACCACGGTGTCGGGCTTCTCGAGCTTCTCGACCTTGTGGATCATCCGCATGAGTTCGTAAGGCTGGATTTCAGGCCCTCTGGCACTGAATATGGTCTGGCTCCCGGTGCTTGCGTCGTTGACGATTATGTTCGTACGTGTCTCCCTTGAAATCGCAACGAAATCGCAGGCGATCCCCTTGTTGAGCAACCTTCCCTCCAGTTCCTCCCCGGTAAACCCGCCCGCAAAGCCGAGGGCCCTGTTGGGCATTCCCAGAGTCGTCAGAACCCTCGACACATCTATCCCTTTGCCCCCTGCATACCTCTGTTCCCTTTCGATTCTATTGGAATCATCAGGCACTATCCTGCTCACCCACAGAGTCCGATCCAGGGCAGGATTCAGGGTAATGGTGTAGATCACGTTTTCATCCCTCCAGGCATGTAAGATCTTCTCCCCCGTCCGGTAAGCCATGCTATTTCTCCCATAAATCGGCCGCCATGGCAAGGGTTGCCTGTCCGGAGTCTCCCTGCTGCCCGGCGTCTGGCGGGCTTCCCGGGACAGGCTCACTCCCGGTTGGTGCCCCACAGGCTCCGCGATGTCGCTCGGAGGCAAGGGTGTTCTCCAAAAGTCGGGAAACTCCACAAAGAGGAGAGATTGACAATATTCTGAGGTCTGTTAGGATGGGGTTGCCTACACGGGAGGCCCCGGTTACTATTTGAGGTGCCAGGGCCCGGGGTTCCGGCAGACGGGTTAGAAGAGGGAGGGAAGGGCGTGAAGCAGACAATCAGCAAACACCCGAGAACCCATTTCTCGATATGGTACATGCTCGCGGCGTTCTTCATCATGTTTCTCCTCCAGACACGTATGGGGCCGCCGCGATCCGAGAATATCCCTTACAGTCAGTTCAAGGAGGCCCTTCGGAATGGACGGATCAGGGAGGTGCGCGTCGGCCCCCAGCTCATCATAGGGAGATACAAGAGCAGGCAACAGGCCCCTGACGAGGCGAAGGCCTTCAAGACCGTGCGGGTCAATGACCCGGACCTGGTGAAACAACTGGAGGCCCAGGGTGTCAAGTTCTCCGGCCAATATCAAAGCCCACTGCTCAGGGGAATCCTCGGTTGGGTGTTTCCCCTGCTCCTCCTCTTTGCCGTTTGGGGGTTTGTTTTCAAGAGGATCGGACCCGGGGCGGGTGTGATGAGCTTCGGGAAAAGCGGGGCCAAGCTCTACGCTCAGGACAAGCTCGGGGTGACCTTCGACGACGTGGCCGGCGAGGATGAGGCCAAGGAGGAGCTCAGGGAGATCATCGAGTTTCTCAAGACTCCAGGGCGGTTTCAGGCTCTGGGGGGAAGAATTCCCAGAGGGGTTCTTCTCGTCGGCCCACCCGGCACGGGCAAGACACTTCTTGCAAGAGCCGTTGCCGGAGAGACCGGAGTGCCGTTTTTCAGCATGAGCGGGTCCGACTTCGTAGAGATGTTCGTAGGAGTCGGTGCGGCCCGGGTGAGGGACCTCTTCTCCCAGGCCCAACAGAAGGCCCCCTGTATCGTCTTTATCGACGAGCTCGACGCCCTGGGCAAGGCTCGCAGTGTGGGACCTACGACGGGCCACGACGAGAGGGAACAGACCCTCAACCAGCTCCTTGCGGAAATGGACGGATTCGACCCGAAAAAGGGGGTCGTCATCATGGCAGCCACCAACCGGCCGGAGATCCTCGATCCCGCGCTTCTCAGACCGGGCCGCTTCGACCGGCACGTGCTGGTCGACCGACCGGACCTTATGGGAAGAGAGGCCATCCTCCGGATCCACACCAAGAAGCTCAAGCTCGGCAAGGATGTCGACCTGAGAACCGTCGCCGCCCGCACTCCAGGGATGGTGGGGGCGGATCTGGCCAATGTGGCTAACGAGGCAGCCCTTCTCGCGGCCAGGAAGAACAAACAATCCGTTGGCATGGAGGACTTTGAAGAGGCGATCGATCGCTCCGTTGCAGGGCTCGAGAAAAGGAAGCGGGTCATGAGCCGGAAGGAAAAGGAGAGAGTCGCCTACCACGAACTCGGCCACGCCGT from Deltaproteobacteria bacterium carries:
- a CDS encoding DNA-directed RNA polymerase subunit omega codes for the protein MARVTVEDCLKRVGSRFELVHLAARRAKMLLSGAKPVVEADNREIVTALREVAEGKVYFVEPEAEEPESQERPNEQAEGEPPTQEERPES
- the pfkB gene encoding 1-phosphofructokinase is translated as MIYTITLNPALDRTLWVSRIVPDDSNRIEREQRYAGGKGIDVSRVLTTLGMPNRALGFAGGFTGEELEGRLLNKGIACDFVAISRETRTNIIVNDASTGSQTIFSARGPEIQPYELMRMIHKVEKLEKPDTVVISGSLPPEVHPEIYRRIIEIAKGRGARVVLDTDGDPLRLGIQGMPDVIKPNVHELGRLVGRKLEGIGEIAGAARGVHEQGVGMVLVSMGAEGIILIAEKEQYLAVPPDVKVVNTIGAGDSAVAGFVYGLATGKPLKEALRYAVAAGTATTLRPGTALCEKEDFLRLLPEVQLREI
- the ftsH gene encoding ATP-dependent zinc metalloprotease FtsH encodes the protein MLAAFFIMFLLQTRMGPPRSENIPYSQFKEALRNGRIREVRVGPQLIIGRYKSRQQAPDEAKAFKTVRVNDPDLVKQLEAQGVKFSGQYQSPLLRGILGWVFPLLLLFAVWGFVFKRIGPGAGVMSFGKSGAKLYAQDKLGVTFDDVAGEDEAKEELREIIEFLKTPGRFQALGGRIPRGVLLVGPPGTGKTLLARAVAGETGVPFFSMSGSDFVEMFVGVGAARVRDLFSQAQQKAPCIVFIDELDALGKARSVGPTTGHDEREQTLNQLLAEMDGFDPKKGVVIMAATNRPEILDPALLRPGRFDRHVLVDRPDLMGREAILRIHTKKLKLGKDVDLRTVAARTPGMVGADLANVANEAALLAARKNKQSVGMEDFEEAIDRSVAGLEKRKRVMSRKEKERVAYHELGHAVMAESLSHADPVHKVSIIPRGIAALGHTEQLPTEERFLMTRSELVDRIGVLLGGRAAEEIIFGEISTGAQNDLEKATDIARRMITEYGMSDRQGPVTFEKERRPLFLEIGYSPPKEYSEETAREIDEEVKGLIKASYEDTKSILTEKRTVLHRISRILQEKEVLEGDELRNLLKEKKIKRTGKKTEPGKSKAGKIDQ